One window of Alteriqipengyuania lutimaris genomic DNA carries:
- a CDS encoding UDP-N-acetylmuramoyl-tripeptide--D-alanyl-D-alanine ligase: MSVVAFAHPSLRAWLPAPRDALSLALWNAAEIAEATGGVASGEFQCAGVEMDSRDVRPGDLFIALKGEAMDGHRFIDKAFAAGAAAAIVDRPIDWPHVLVEDTTAALHALAAAARTRSPGKRIAVTGSVGKTGVKEAIFTALDRSSRGQAHRSVRSYNNHVGVPLSLARMGSRAKYGVFEMGMNHAGEIAPLVDHVRPDVAVITTIAPAHIENLGTIEAIADEKAQIFVGLEPGGAAVIPADIPQFEQLRAHAEAAGADVFSFGRGSHARVRLLDAIPAANGGASLVTAQIDDTRLCYSVAEPGEHWIDNSLAVMATVYAVGGDLGAAGIALGEMGGLKGRGARHTITAAGGRATLIDESYNANPASMRATLAQLGQTPASRRIVVLGAMGELGEFSARFHEQLAEPVEAAQVDFAVLVGEGMEPLVRKLGTAGINGLGNPVPFAHCADPAEAIAALEEFGLNAGDAILVKGSNFVGLGRLVDHFVSRG, translated from the coding sequence TCGCTGGCTCTGTGGAACGCAGCCGAGATCGCCGAGGCGACCGGCGGTGTCGCCTCGGGCGAATTCCAGTGCGCAGGTGTCGAGATGGATAGCCGCGACGTGCGCCCGGGCGATCTCTTCATCGCATTGAAGGGCGAGGCGATGGATGGCCATCGCTTCATCGACAAGGCCTTTGCCGCAGGTGCTGCGGCCGCCATCGTCGACCGGCCGATCGACTGGCCGCATGTGCTGGTGGAAGATACGACCGCCGCACTCCACGCGCTGGCCGCTGCGGCGCGCACCCGTTCGCCGGGCAAACGCATCGCGGTGACTGGTTCGGTCGGCAAGACGGGGGTGAAGGAAGCGATCTTCACCGCGCTCGACCGTTCCAGCCGGGGCCAGGCGCACCGCTCGGTCCGCAGCTACAACAACCATGTCGGCGTGCCGCTCAGCCTCGCGCGGATGGGCTCGCGGGCGAAGTATGGCGTGTTCGAGATGGGGATGAACCACGCGGGCGAAATCGCCCCGCTGGTCGACCATGTCCGGCCCGATGTCGCCGTCATCACCACCATCGCGCCCGCGCATATCGAGAACCTGGGCACTATCGAGGCGATTGCCGACGAGAAGGCGCAGATCTTCGTCGGACTGGAACCGGGCGGCGCGGCGGTGATCCCCGCCGACATTCCGCAGTTCGAGCAATTGCGCGCCCATGCCGAGGCTGCGGGCGCGGATGTGTTCTCCTTCGGGCGCGGGAGCCACGCGCGGGTCCGCCTGCTCGATGCAATCCCCGCTGCCAATGGCGGCGCTTCGCTCGTCACCGCGCAGATCGACGATACGCGCCTGTGCTATTCGGTCGCCGAGCCGGGCGAGCACTGGATCGACAATTCGCTGGCCGTCATGGCGACCGTCTATGCCGTCGGCGGAGACCTCGGCGCGGCGGGCATCGCGCTGGGCGAGATGGGCGGACTGAAAGGGCGTGGCGCGCGCCACACGATCACCGCCGCCGGTGGCCGTGCGACGCTGATCGACGAAAGCTACAACGCCAATCCCGCCTCGATGCGCGCCACGCTGGCGCAGCTTGGCCAGACCCCCGCCAGCCGCCGGATCGTGGTGCTGGGCGCGATGGGCGAGCTGGGCGAGTTCAGCGCGCGCTTCCACGAACAGCTGGCCGAACCGGTCGAGGCGGCGCAGGTCGATTTCGCGGTCCTCGTGGGCGAGGGGATGGAACCTCTCGTGCGCAAGCTGGGGACGGCGGGCATCAACGGGCTTGGCAATCCGGTGCCCTTCGCCCATTGCGCAGACCCTGCCGAAGCGATTGCCGCACTCGAGGAATTCGGCCTCAACGCGGGCGATGCGATCCTTGTGAAGGGTTCGAACTTCGTGGGTCTTGGCCGCCTGGTCGATCACTTCGTCAGTCGTGGCTGA
- the mraY gene encoding phospho-N-acetylmuramoyl-pentapeptide-transferase yields the protein MFYLIAEWLEFEGIFNLFRYQTFRAGAAILTALFIGLLIGPKLIALLRVRQGKGQPIREDGPKTHLAKVGTPTMGGLMILVAMVLSLLLWMDMSSPFVWACLAVTIGFGAIGFMDDYDKVTKNSHAGVSGKVRLALEFLVAGIAAYIIVSQINTWLYVPFVSNQAIPLGPFYYVFAAVVIVGAGNAVNLTDGLDGLAIMPVVIAAGTFAIIAYLAGRADFSEYLGIPYIEGAGELAIFCACIMGAGLAFLWFNAPPANVFMGDTGSLALGGALGAIAVASHHEIVLAIVGGLFVFEALSVIIQVFWFKRTGKRIFRMAPVHHHFEQLGWSETKVVIRFWIIAIVLAIVGLSTLKLR from the coding sequence ATGTTCTATTTGATTGCGGAATGGCTTGAATTCGAAGGGATTTTCAATCTCTTCCGCTACCAGACGTTTCGTGCGGGTGCGGCCATTCTCACCGCCCTGTTCATCGGCCTGCTGATCGGTCCGAAGCTGATCGCGCTGCTGCGGGTGCGGCAGGGCAAGGGCCAGCCGATCCGCGAGGACGGGCCCAAGACCCACCTCGCCAAGGTCGGCACGCCGACGATGGGCGGGCTGATGATCCTCGTCGCGATGGTGCTCAGCCTGCTGCTGTGGATGGACATGTCCAGCCCCTTCGTATGGGCCTGCCTCGCCGTGACCATCGGGTTCGGCGCGATCGGCTTCATGGACGATTACGACAAGGTCACGAAGAACAGCCATGCGGGCGTATCGGGCAAGGTACGCCTCGCGCTCGAATTCCTCGTCGCCGGGATCGCGGCCTATATCATCGTCAGCCAGATCAACACGTGGCTCTACGTGCCCTTCGTGTCCAACCAGGCGATCCCGCTCGGGCCGTTCTACTACGTCTTCGCTGCCGTGGTGATCGTGGGGGCGGGCAACGCGGTGAACCTGACCGACGGGCTCGACGGGCTGGCGATCATGCCCGTGGTGATCGCGGCGGGCACCTTCGCGATCATCGCCTATCTCGCCGGCCGCGCGGATTTCAGCGAATATCTGGGCATTCCCTATATCGAGGGCGCGGGCGAGCTGGCGATCTTCTGCGCCTGCATCATGGGGGCGGGCCTCGCCTTCCTGTGGTTCAACGCGCCGCCCGCGAACGTCTTCATGGGCGACACCGGTTCGCTGGCTCTCGGCGGAGCGCTGGGCGCGATCGCGGTCGCCAGCCACCATGAAATCGTGCTCGCCATCGTCGGCGGGCTGTTCGTGTTCGAGGCGCTCTCCGTCATCATCCAGGTCTTCTGGTTCAAGCGCACGGGCAAGCGCATATTCCGCATGGCGCCCGTCCACCACCATTTCGAACAGCTCGGCTGGAGCGAGACGAAGGTCGTGATCCGCTTCTGGATCATCGCCATCGTGCTTGCCATCGTCGGGCTGAGCACGCTGAAGCTGCGGTGA